The Mustela erminea isolate mMusErm1 chromosome 10, mMusErm1.Pri, whole genome shotgun sequence genomic sequence TAATAAAAACACCAACAGCTACCATTTTACTGACTACTCACTTTCTGCCAGGTGCTTTCCAAGCACCAACATTTCAGCCTGACAGCAACCGCAGGAGTAGGAGGTAAGCTTAGATAAGGAAACAGGCCCAGGGAccttaagtgacttgcccaagatcacctaGCTAGTAAGCGAAGAAGTCAGGATTCAGATCCACATGCCACATTTGAGCCTCTGTAAGCCACATGCCTCAGCCATTTATCCAGCCGTTCTGAGCTCTGAAAGGTTCACCAGGATGTgtcagatgtgtgtgtgtctgggtcaggtgtaggggtgtgtgtgtgttggtggaaGCAGGGACTGAGAACCATCTGGCAGACTGAGCAGTCTCCCCTTGGACCCCCCCCCATACCCCACTAGCCATGAAGGAATATAAGACTGGCTGTCTTCAGTCCCCTAGCCCTGCCAGGGAAAGTAGGAGGGAGATggtgagggagggggatgggcagggacAGGTGGGCCTTGATTGTGCCCTTCACTCTGTCCTCATTAGCATCCAGCTGGACAGACTAAGAGCCTGGGGGAttctgggaaggaaacagaagccatGCCCATACCCTATTTGGGGTGCCCCTGTTTCAGAGTGGTGACTGCCTCCCAGGGTGTGGCCCCAGGGCTAGCCTGGGCCCGGGAAGGTGATGGCTGCTGTGGGCCAcgccaggaaggaaggaaaagactcGGGTCACTCCCGGACAGATCACAGCCACACGCTCCACCTGTGTTGCCCCCTGCTGCCCAGTGGCTGACAGCCCAGGCAACCCTCAGATGCTGGGCCAGAGGAAACCCAGCCTGACTGGTGGGGAGTGGACCAAGAAAGAGGGCTACCCTCTACTGTACAGCATAGCTCTCCTCCAGAATCTGCTCTCTGAAGATCCCAGCCCCTGGAGGCCTCACGGCCTGGCCTGGGGTATGAACTTTGTAttccctcccaacacacacattgTACAGAAGGGCAGCTTTGAGTTCACAGAACATCCCTTCAAGAGCCAGGCCCTCCAGGCTTGGGCGTTTGCTGGCACCTGGAATCTGAACTCCAAGCCAGAGCAATGCTTCTTGGCCAGAATTTCCCACTGGGGGTGGCCGAGAAAAGGAGCACTTTTCCTTCAGCTTGAGCCTGGGCAGGCTCTGGGGACTGCCAGTTagtggtggcggggggggggggggggggtagtgggTTGGTGGGTTCCTTTGTCCTCTCCAGGCTCCTCTGCAGCTGTGAGAACATCCCCTTCCCATGAATCCTGGTGGTTCCTCTCCACCCAGCCAGGGATCCCAGCCCTTAGAAAGCAGGCTTCATGACGGAGGACGCTGGGGGCGGGGAGCTCTGAACCTGGGGCTAGAGACTGGAGTCAGGGGCAGCAGAAGGGACTGGGAACCccacttccctgccccccccactccCTATGCTCCTGTTCCAGAGGCAGCTGTGTGGATGACCTCATCCCGCAAACATGCTTTGTTCCTGAGAAAATGGAAAGTGTCTGAGGTTTGGTGGGGGCTGGGTTCTGCAGCAGCAGCTCTGAGGGCTCCCCCTTGCCTGACTCCCCACCCAAGAGGGGGCCTGATTGGGGAGAAAATGTCTTCTGTGGCTCCCATTCCCTCACCCTCTACTTCCCCTACCCCAAACCCTCAGAAACCAGAAAAGCTGGGGAGACGCTGTTTCtcccagaggcagggggagggaaataATGACCCAGGGGACTGGAAAGATCTGCcaggagggatgcctggctggagATGGCGGGGCATGCTGCGTAATCCCTGTCTTCagttccccctccctccccaggcatctcacttcctttttcttgccCCTGTTGCCGGCCAAACCCGACATCTCGCCATCCTTCTGCCACAGCTGCTGCAGATGTGCAGGCCAAGGCTGCCCAGGCTGGTGTGACCAAGAGACCCAGCCGGGGCTGCatgggggtgagggcagagggtcCAGCTGGGGAAGCTTGGCTGTGTCCAGCTTACAGGATTTCCTTCCTGCTTAAACCTAGCCTGAGCCTCTGAAGTCCTTGCTTGGGCTGATTCTCCCGGACGGAAGGAGGCCCGAGGTGACTTCCACCTCCACCATTCATGGCCCAATATCCCTCTAACATTCCACTGGCTCCTGGACCGGGAGAGGGCGGGCACAGCCCATTCATAGCCCTAAGCTCCTCACTCCGGGAGCTCCGAGTGGAGGTTCCTTTTTCCATATCCCTAAGGCCCCTTCCTGGGAGTCAGAAGAGGGCGGGAGTACTCTTCACTGGCCATAGAGAGTGGGGTgactctctgcccctgctcctgtcccTTTGGGGACAGTAGGGACAGTAGAAGCTAAACTCAGGCTGGGGCAGGAAATGAGTCACTGACCCAGgaaaagccccctccccccagatctGCCAAGGCTCAGATAAGAAAACAACTTCTGCTTCCTGATTTTTTCCTGACCCCTTCTCCCCCGCCTCACACGCCGTTAAATACAGAAGTAAACATGCACAACTGGCTTTCCAGAAGCACCCCCATCTTCATCATCTGCTGTTTGGACCCCACATTTCTTGGGCCTGGTCTCTTgggcttgttgttgttgtagttgttgtttttaacacaAAGGGCTTTGGCAAGGGGCTAAGCCACAGCCCGACTGGGTGACCCATGCCCCACCTTTGGCACCTGGCAGGGCTCACTCACAGCCACCATGAGCGAGGCCTTTGACTGTGCAAAATGCAGTGAGAGCCTGTATGGCCGCAAATACATCCAGACGGACGATGGCCCCTACTGTGTGCCCTGCTATGACAGCACCTTTGCCAACACCTGTGCCGAGTGCCAGCAGCTTATCGGGCACGACTCCAGGGTAAGGACTGGACCAGACTGGGCAAGGAGTGGGTGGAGGCTGGCAGAGGGGCACGGGTGCCAGGCCCCTGCCATGCTCCCTGCAGGAGCTGTTCTATGAAGACCGCCACTTCCATGAGGGCTGCTTCCGCTGCTGCCGATGTAAGCGCTCCCTGGCCGACGAGCCCTTCACCTGCCAGGACAACGAGCTGCTCTGCAATGATTGCTACTGCAGCGCCTTCTCGTCACAGTGCTCCGCCTGCGGGGAGACCGTCATGCCCGGTACGTCCCTGGAGGCCCCGCCATGCACCTGCCGCCCTGATGCCAGGCCTCTGCGCAGGCTCCGTGCATGGCCAAGGGACAGGCACGTGTACGGTGCATCCCGGGAGGCTTAGTATGACAAAGACCTGCACGCATGGCATCTTTTTGGAAATTGAGCACGTACAGGACCAGTCCTGCCTGTACACTCGTGGGAGATGAGCGTGCCCAGGGACTGGCATGCCCAGGGATACACATGAGCGCTTAGCATGTGCAGGAACCCACATGCTTGGAATGTTCGTAAAGGTTTAACATGTGCCAGACCTGGTACAAACCTGTGGGCTTACCATGCATGGGCAGACTGACAAGCTTGAAACATACCTGCGTATTTAGTACACTAGGAGCGAGGAGTTCAGTGAGACCATCCTGCTGGGCGCATCAGGGCTTGGTAGAGATGGGTAAACAGGGCCTAACATGTATGGTGACCTTGATTCCTCGTAGATAGGTGAGGGCTGAGGACATGTGGACAATGACATGATTAGTAGATACCAAGGCTTCGCATGTACTGAATCCGGGTGCCCGGCATTAGAATCCAGTAGGGGCAGAGACTCGCTGGCGTAGTGCACCTGGGTCTTTGCAGGTGTGCTAAAGCTATCGTGTATGGTGTGTAAGGGCTTAGCATGTGCTGAGTCATCGTGCCTGTGACATGGAGGCCTGGTGGATGCTGACGTGGTCCTATCTAGCACATGTGGGGACTTCACACATGCCAGACCCTCGCGTCTAGATTCTGGGGGCCTAGCATGTGTCGTCTTGGGGAGGAGCGGGTCGTGGGTGCCATACAGGTGGTGAGGGTCCTGATGCGTGTGTGTGGATGCCACCCAGCTTAGGCTTTGGGAACAGCGGGGTCTCTTCTcgggggcagcagagggcagcCCTCAGGAGCTTGGGACCCAGCCTCTGAGAGGGACCCCTGTTCCCCACAGGGTCCCGGAAGCTGGAATATGGAGGCCAGACATGGCACGAGCATTGCTTCCTGTGCAGCGGCTGTGAACAGCCTCTCGGCTCCCGTTCCTTCGTGCCGGACAAGGGTGCTCACTACTGCGTCCCCTGCTATGAGAACAAGTTTGCCCCTCGCTGTGCTCGCTGCAgcaaggtgggggcagggctggtcgggggtggggagtgagcgAGGCTCTGTCCCAGGGTGGGGATCACCGCTCCCCACTGCTGACCGGTGCTGCCCCCACAGACGCTGACGCAAGGCGGCGTGACCTACCGTGACCAGCCCTGGCATCGAGAATGCCTGGTCTGCACGGGATGCCAGACGCCCCTGGCAGGGCAGCAGTTCACCTCCCGGGATGATGATCCCTACTGCGTGGCCTGTTTTGGAGAACTCTTTGCACCCAAGTGCAGCAGCTGCAAAAGCCCCATCACAGGTGCGACATGGGTCAACGAGCATGGCGGGTAGGGTGCAAGCAAGGGAACGGGATCGGGATCTGGAATGGGGGGAGTCTGAGGGACAGGACTATGCTCTGGATCCTCAGAGCTAACCTCCAGCCTCCCTCCAGGACTCGGCGGAGGCAAGTATGTGTCCTTTGAAGACCGCCACTGGCACCACAGCTGCTTCTCCTGCGCCCGCTGCTCCACCTCCCTGGTGGGCCAAGGCTTTGTGCCGGATGGAGACCAAGTGCTGTGCCAGGGTTGCAGCCAGGCAGGGCCCTGAGCCAGGACTCCGGGGCCCAGGGCCTCCCAAACCAGAGCTCCAAGGACTAAGGCTCCTTTTCCATACCATCTTTGGGACCCAGCCCCTCCTCAAATCAGGGCTCCTCCTGGGCTCCAGGATTTAGCTTCCCCACTCCAACACCCCCATACCGGTACTCCCTGACCCAGGGCCCCCAAACCTGGACCTTTATGGAGCCTCCATGGTTCAAATCCCTTTCGCCAGCCTGGACTTCAGGATTCAGCCCTTTCCCCACAGTCTGGTGCCCAGACCAAGACCTCTCCCCAGATCAGGGCTCTCTATCCAACCCTCCAAACCTGGACTCTGGGACCCAGGCCCCCTTCAATCTAGACTTCTTTCCAGAGACTTTAGGTCTTCTATGGGTGCCTGAGAAGCCCTCAGAAGTGGACTCTTCTCAGGCTtgatcctccccacccccaatcccacCGTatccccagggctggggctctCTAGGCAGCAAATCAGGGGTTCACTGTTTAAGGGGATCCTAGAGCACAGGGTTTTGCCCAGTCCGTGTCTGTCgagtgttttctcattttgtttgcgCTCCGTTTTGcccagagatgggcagaggggTGGAATTGGTTCATTCCCCCCTCTTCCAGATTCTGCAATAAAGCAGTGTGAGGAAGCGAAGGCCTCTCTGTGTTTGTCCgcgggtggtggggtggggggtttccTCGCAGACCAGGAGACTCAGGCTCTTCCAGACCTCCTCCGtgcagggcagaggaggaagctgcTGGGCCACGGGGTGGGAAATCTCCGGAGAACTGGGATCCCCGACGCTGCTACTGTCCCTCTCAGGCTTAACCAGCCTCCCCAGTGCTGGCGAAGGGCTTTTTCCtccgggtgggggtgggaggggcttgGGGGAAGTGGACTCGAGTGGAGTTGGCGGTGGGTTCCCCGCTGCAGTACAAACCGCCCCCCTCTTTTAGCAGCCCTTCCCAAATCCCGCAGAGCACCCCGTGCGGATTCCCAGTCTGGACCCAGACCCCCAACCGCCTTCCCCCTCTTCCCGAGGATTAGCGGAGGCGGCCCGGGAACCGCTCGCGGCCGCACGTTTTTTGCCAAAAAAGGCAAGGATGCAGCTGCACGCGCCGCGGGAACATCTGGATCCGATTCCCGGCATGAATGGGTCACGGCCCCGCCCCCCCGTGATTCAGGGGCGGAGGCGGGAATGAGAGAGGGGGGCTGTCCCCCAAAGTGGGGAGATGGGGCGGAGCGCTGCTCCCCTCTGCCGGCGTCCGACGCCGGCGGCCCCTGCCCCGCCCTCGGCCCCGGACAGTCGGAGGCACACTGGTGCGCCCTCGCCGGGCGCGCGGCTTAGGGAGCTCCTGGTCCCGCTCGCCGCCTCCTGGGGTGGGAACCGGCGCCACGGAGGGGCCCACGGGTCCAGCTGACCCGCGTGATCATCTGTATCTCACACTAAATCCTCCCAGAAATCCTGCGGGGCGCGCATTTTTCCACTTCACAGAGGTAGAGACTCCACTCGGCAGTTCCACAAAGTCACCTAGGTAGTCACAGGTAGATTCCTTTCAGACTGCCTCCCGGGCGGATTCGAATCCTAAACTTTCTGGGGCTGTGGTTGACATGTTCAACAAACCTTTACAAATACCCACCACGCGTGCTTATAATTAATAATCACATGTTTACATTTTTGTCTCTCCCATCGGCTTCTTCGAGAACTGGGCTCGCGCCTGCCTTGCTCGCACTACTGTTCTCAGCTCCTGGTACTTACTacgtgttcaataaatacttgttgaagaaGAGTCGTCCGAGCATAGAAAACAGCTGGTGCAAAGAAAGGGCGAGCTGAAAAAACATATGGTGCTTCGGGCAGCAGCAAATAATTTCATTCGGAGGAAGTGCCGAGAGActaaaatggcaggcagaggccaggtcGCAAAAAATTTAATGCCAAGTGAAACAGACCTCACCCTACGGGTAAAGCAGCCAGTGGAAATGTTTAAGCAGGGGCATACATGATCACTCTGGCTACAGCATGAATAATGGATAGCAGGGGTAAGATGAGCAGGCTCTGTTGGAAGCTGGTGCACTGGTGGAGGAGAGAGGTAAAGAGGCATCGGGGTGGAAAAAACACGACTTGGTGACTGGCTCAAGGCAAAGGAGAAGGCTTTAAGGGAAAGAAGGTGAATGCTTTTGCTTAAGTGGTCCACCCCCCTAAGAGGAAAAGATACACAGTTACGGTGTCGTTGATTtcaagagaaacatttttcagaTTTAACATCTTGGAAACCCAGATGCACTGTATAGTAGAAGATGTGACATAGTttaacaattttttctttcttggtggaACATAAAATAATGGTGGAGTTAACATTTGATGGCATCTCATATTTGATGAAATATGGTAGATTTCAAACCctacccaacacacacacacacacagattgtcTTCAGTCTTAAATAGAGATTTCCCACCtctttggggaggggtggggcaccTCTGGTGAATTTTGCCAGGGGAGCCGGCAAGACAAGAGTCATTATCATCCTgtgttatttttcaaactttaaaaaacaaaaagcaacgcattcctattttagaaaaattggagacttacaaaaagtaaagagaatagGTAAATCACTAATAATTCCTTGATATATTACAGCCTCCTGGTTCTTTTTTGTTAAGCATGCTTACGtacatacatattttcattttgagttttaagtttattttttaaaatgcgaaagtggggtgggtggctcagacggctaagcagctgccttcagctcaggtaatgatcccagggttgggctctctgctcagtgcagagcctgcttctccctctccctctgccattccctctgcttgtactctctggctctctctctctatctgtgtgtgtgtgtgtcaaataaataaataaataaataaacatttttttaaaatgtgaaagtaaTATATGTACATGTTAAGAAAAAACCTTTCATGCTGAGTACACACAAAGAAAAGTTTCCCGCCTGTACCAGATCTTCTGGGATATCTCCTCATAAACAACCATTGTTTACTGTTACTTGGATATCCTCACAGAAATAACCTCTTCGTGCATCTATTTTTATACACACTATTatgtgtctagattttttttcactttgtgtgGCCATCTTTCCATGAgttcatatagatttttttaaacagctttattgagggaTAAGTTCCATAAAGtccataacataaaattcacccgCTTTGAGTGTACAATTCAATTACTTTGAACAAATATAATAGCGTTGTGGAACTCTCTccacaatccaattttaaaacatatctatCACCACCAAATTTGCTGTCACTTCCAATCTTATTTCCAGCCACAGACAACCAGTCATCTACTTTCTGCCTCCATAAATTTGCCTTTCTGGACATTTCCTCTCAATATATCCTATGTCGTTTTTTGTGTATGGCTTCTTTTTCTTAGTATGATGTTTTCATGGTTCGTCTATATTGTAACATTCCTTTATTGCTGAATACTAtcccactgtatggatataccacattttcattCATCAGCTAATGGATGTTGGAGCTGCGACCAGTTTTGTtgattataaataacactgctatGACCGTCTGAATATATGgacatatgttttaatttctatacCTAGAAacttgcttcattctttttttatgactgtaTAGCATTTCACTGCGTGAATgtaccattttttttatttaaccagACCCCTTGCTTACAATTAGATTTTTCGCCACATGTGaactttattattgttttttaaaatattttatttatttcagagagagagaacgcccCTGCTGGCGGGCATGGGGGGGAGGCgcgtgggcagaggaagaagcagactctttgctgagcagagaacctgatgtggggctcgatcccaagactctgggatcatgacctgagccgaaggcaaatgcttaactgactgagctacccaggcagccctccaCATGtgaatttattgaagaaaaaaaaaagagattttttttaaagatttcatttatttatttgacagagagagagatcacaagcagacagagcagcacgcagagagagagggggaaacaggctccttgctgagcagagagcccaatgtgggactccatcccaggaccttgagatcatgacctgagccgaaggcagaggtttaacccactgggccacccaagtgccgagagagagagagattattaaCAAGAAGGACACCAAGgtctagagaaggaaaaaacgTTAACAGAAGTCACGCTGAAAGCTAAAGACTCAACGTCCGGTCCCCCAACTCCCATACAGGTTCTTCAACTACTCCTCAGTCAGGGAGGTCCCTGCCTGCCCCGCCCGCCTCATAAAAACTCCAGGAAGTCGGCCCCCTAACCTCAGATTCCTGAATTTCTGTACGCCCCCTAGAGGCACCGGGAAATTACTCTGCATCGCTCCACGACACCTCCGGCCAGCAGGGGGCACTGCTGCCACCTCGAGCACACCGGCTATGCTTACCTTGTGATGCTCCCTTTTCTTCGAGTCCC encodes the following:
- the FHL3 gene encoding four and a half LIM domains protein 3, with translation MSEAFDCAKCSESLYGRKYIQTDDGPYCVPCYDSTFANTCAECQQLIGHDSRELFYEDRHFHEGCFRCCRCKRSLADEPFTCQDNELLCNDCYCSAFSSQCSACGETVMPGSRKLEYGGQTWHEHCFLCSGCEQPLGSRSFVPDKGAHYCVPCYENKFAPRCARCSKTLTQGGVTYRDQPWHRECLVCTGCQTPLAGQQFTSRDDDPYCVACFGELFAPKCSSCKSPITGLGGGKYVSFEDRHWHHSCFSCARCSTSLVGQGFVPDGDQVLCQGCSQAGP